A window of Odocoileus virginianus isolate 20LAN1187 ecotype Illinois chromosome 3, Ovbor_1.2, whole genome shotgun sequence genomic DNA:
ggaactctgggagatgaaccATGGAACCCAGGGAGAGGGACCATGGAACCCTGGGAGATGGACCAtggaactctgggagatgaaccATGGAACCCAGGGAGAGGGACCATGGAACCCTGGGAGATGGACCAtggaactctgggagatgaaccATGGAACCCAGGGAGAGGGACCATGGAACCCTGGGAGATGGACCATGGAACCCAGGGAGAGGGACCATGGAACCCTGGGAGATGGACCAtggaactctgggagatgaaccATGGAACCCAGGGAGAGGGACCATGGAACCCTGGGAGATGGACCAtggaactctgggagatgaaccATGGAACCCAGGGAGAGGGACCATGGAACCCTGGGAGATGGACCAtggaactctgggagatgaaccATGGAACCCTGGGAGAGGGACCAtggaactctgggagatgaaccATGGAACCCTAGGAGATGGACCAtggaactctgggagatggaccATGGAACCCTGGGAGAGGGACCATGGAACCCTGGGAGATGGACCAtggaactctgggagatgaaccATGGAACTAAGGGAGATGGACTATGGAACTCTAGGAGATGAACCATGGAACTAAGGGAGATGGACTATGGAACTCTAGGAGATGAACCATGGAACTAAGGGAGATGGACTATGGAACCCTGAGAGATGGACCATGGATCTAAGGGAAGTGGACCATGGAACCCTGGGAGATGGACCATAGAACTCAGGGAGATGGACCATGGATCTAAGGGAAGTGGACCATGGAACCCTGGGAGATGGACCGTGGAACCCAGGGAGATGGATCAAGGAAACCCAGGAActgagagatggaaataccaatcCTCAAGGGCTCATTTGCCAGGAGAACCCCTTGTGATAGAGGAGCCACCTTTGGAAGGAACACTGGTCTAAGTTTGAATCTTACCAACATGCACCTCCAAAGCCTCAGGGTGGGATCCCCGCCAGGTCACCTCCACTCGCTGCAGACGGGCTCCCTCATGCCCCAGGCTCTCTACCACAGGCTGGGTCTGGGCCAGGAACAAGACAGTACAGAGAAGCCCTTAAGAAAGGCACCACCCTGACCCTAGCAGGCACCTCTCTGTGCCCCATGTAGGTTACATTATCCCATGCCCAGCTGGCATCTAGTTCCACTGGGGACAGAGAGGACACAGCTGCAGGCTGTGATATCCCTGCTATTGTGGGACCCTGATTTGCCTTGACCCCATCCTCCAACACCTCAGATAGGGATGTGATTCAGGACTAGCCAATAAAATCACAGGAAATGGCTGAGAGGTCATCACATGATTCAACCAGGGCCAATCAACTTAGTTAAAACCTCAGAGAGGTTGTAATCTAGAGCCATAGGCATCCACCTTGCTGTGAGGAGGGACGTGTTTGCCTGAGAATGAAGCTGCTGAAGAGGACAGCAGAATCCAGGGGTGGGGTGAGACATGGAACCCCTGGATCCAGCTGTGCTTGAAGCTTACTGACCTGTAGACTTTGCATCCCGTGAGCCAAGaaccagttcatcccacctcctTACCCTGACCACCCAACCACTTCTCTGGTGTGGCCCCTGCCAGAGCCCTCACCTGGAACACCACCACCTTCCCATTGTCAGTCTGCAGGTAGTATGTCCAGGTGGAGGAGACGAAGCCCTGGGCCGAGCTGACAAGGTCATTGCAGACGGTGGAAAACAAGTCCAGGAGCGAGAGGGCTCCGCTCGGAGCTTCCAGGACCTTTCTCTGCCAAGGGGAGGCCCAAGGCACAGAAATGTCACCAGTGTGGCGTGTTAAgtgggaggggagctgggaaAGTTCACTGTGATCAAAATTCACTAAGTGGCTTGGGGCAACAGGGCTACATATGATGAACAGAGATCTCAGCACTGCATTGGCTGACTgactgtgtggccttgggaaagTAGATTGCCCTCTCTGAGCCCTACAATGGGAAATGATACTCTTCCTTCAGGGAACTGCTATGAGATTTCAATTAAACAATagcacaagggcttccctgatagggcAGTTgataaagactccgcctgcaatgcaggagaccctggttcaattcctgagtcaggaagatctgctggagaagggataggctacccactccagaattcctgggcttccctgggggctcagctggtaaagaatttgcctgcaatgcaggagacctgggtttgatccctgggttgggaagatcccctggagaagggaaaggctacccactccaatattctggcctggataattccatggactgtacagtccatggggtcacacacacacaaaaagcacaaGTGCCTAATATATAGTAGCTGCTATGATTAAAAATGTTACCATCATCATTGTTCTTATTTTAACAGCATCAGGAGAGAACATGGAATAGGAAGAAATGATGGTGCACAGGGCTTTTATGAACAGTGAAAGCCTGGGAAGGGTGGAGGAAAATGAGAGATGAGAGCAGAGGGCTTTCTGGGGAATCCCAGCCAGAGGGTTTCTGACTGGGATGGAGGATttcctgtgccttggtttcccctGATGCAGCACTGTCTAGACTCAGGGAGTATGATAAGTGTACAGTTATTATTtctccctggggtggggaaggaggagctATGTGTGCTTGGGAGGCTCCTCCTCCCTACACTTCCATTCTGACCACCTGTTTATCACAAGGACAGGCCTTAGACCAGGAGCTAACATGTAGGTGCTCAGAAGTCAGCTCTGAAGATGAGGGAGGTGAGGAGTGGTCACAAGCCCTGGTGGCACTGGCTTTAAATCCCACCTCCACACAGCGCTGGGTGACCTTGGCCAGTTGCTCTGGGGGCATGAAATGGGGATAACATTGTCTCAGGTGCCTCGGGTGGCACAAGAAATTTGGGACAAGCTGAGGTTAGGCCTGGACCAGGACAAAAGCTTGCTAAATAATGTAAATGGTGGCAGTTTGGGTGGGAGAGACGGCGGGGATGAGGGGTAGGGAGGACTTCCCATGTCACAGAGATGACAATTGAGTCTTGAGATGTCGTATGGCTTAATCCAGGACACCCAGGAGGCCCGGAATGGCATGGAGAGCCTGGGAGAGACTGTGGATATGAGTGCAGATCTGGGGAGGGGAGTAGAGGAGATGGGGGATGGGCCTGGGGCCACAGGTGGGAGGGCGCCCACCTTCTGCTCCAGCTCAGGCTCAGGCTCCGGCTCTGGGTTCTGACTCCAGCAGCCCTCGCTGCAAGCCTGCTGCTCTGTCTCCTTCACATAGGCCTCCACACAGGCtgcagggggcaggagggggtAACTGGGGGACAGTCCGTCCCAGGCCACCTCTCCCGCCCTGGCCCACCCAGCCAACACTCACCTGCTTCACACTCAGCCTGGGTGGCATTGGGCTTGGAGCTCCTGGCCACGAATCGGCAGATGGAGAAGAGGCGGCAGCCTCGCTCGCAAGCGCTGGTCAGGACGGCCCTGTCATACGCCTTCGCTCTCCTGGATTGAACGGggtcctcccccagctcctcctggaAGCGAAGCTGCGGGctcaggcagggggaggggcaggagtcGGCTAGCGGCGCAGGAAGATTTCAGGGAGGTAGAAGACTTGATCTCCCCAAATCTTCTAGGGGATTTGGGGTGAGGTTGATGAGGAGGCTAAGAATATTAGTGGGGGATGTTAGCtccaaggaggagagagggatgggGGGGCGGCTTGAGGAGAGTAAACAATGGATGCTGCTGGGTTTGGGTAATGGTTGAAAAACTGGAGAAGATGAAGGGCAATGATCTTCCCTCCCTACTGCCCCCACTCCAAAAAAACCCTCCACAGAGGAGGGGATCTTGGGCCTGAAGAAGGAAGGGGGACTCAGGAGGTTTTGTCATCCTTCAGGCCTGGGAAAATTGGGATCtgactgggggaggggtggtgaggATCGGGGTGGGAACTGGTAGGTCTAAGGGGGGTAGGGAAGAGGATGGGGGAAGATGCTTGAGTAGAGGGGGAAAAGGGGATTGTCGGGcctgagggaggtgggggtggggctcccCCAAGGCCCTGGCCCAGCAGAGGGGAGCCAGAACCCGTTGGGTAGCAATAGACACCTCAGTCCCCTCCGGCCTCCGGCTTGGAGGGACTCCCGCAACCCCgaattcatcggaaggactggcATCACTAAACCCCCGCCCCGTGTCAAAGGgaccccacggcccctcccctGCCGGAGACACATCCCCACCTTCATCGGAGGGACCCCTGATCTCTGCGCTCGCCCTCGTCGAAGGAACTCCAGCCCTTCCCCCATCAGAGGGGCCCACCACCATTGAAGAACCCCCTTCCCTGACCCCTTCTCCCTCCGAGGAACCCTGGCCTCCCGCTCCCAACGGAAGGAGCTGCATCCTCAACCCATCCCCCACTGGAGAGCTCTCCGGTCCTCCTGCTGGCGCTGCGCGCGCTTCACCTGAGCAGGCTGAGGTTTAGGGTAGCGGTCTCGGCACCGCAGCTGGCAGTTCTGCGTGTCCCCAAGCTGCAGGGCGAAGGGGTCGCGGACAGGCGGCGCGGGGGTGGCGGGCGgaggctgcagcagcagcagcagcaagagcgGCATCAGCGCGACCGAATCCATGGCCAGGCCGAGCGCAAGGAGCGCGGGGGACGCCGGCTCCAGGCGGGAGCGGAGGATGCGGCGGCGGCGGGGACCGGGTCGCTGACGTCACCCGAGCGAGGCAGCCTGGgaagggggggtgggggatgcGGAGAACGGGCGGGGTCGCGGCGCTGCGGCACCGTCGGGATACCGGCAGGGCGAGGCAGGTGGATCGTGGCCCCTGCCGTCTGTCCCACGTCGGGATCCCATGACACCTCACCAGTACCCACGGACGAGGGGATCTCAGTCATCGCTAGGGgccaaaaggaaacaaataggATGATAGCGTGGAGAAGAGATCTATTCTCCTGGggatcagggaaggcctcccaGAGTAGGCATATTTCGAGCTGGCCACTCGAGGAGGCCGCCGAGGGAACAGCGAGGTTCGGACGAGCttgctggaaaaggaaataggaggACGGTGGGGCTGGCTGGAACCCAGCCAGAGTGTAGGGATGGAGGGTCATGAGAGTCGCAGAGCTGGGTTAGAGAAGACTTTCTGAAGCTTCATCTCTTTTGATACCCAAATCAGACCGCCGGTAATTTATGCGCAGTTTGGCTTCTGTAGGAAGCTCTCCAAGTCCCTCCAGGGTTCCCCCAGCTTCGCCTCTCTCTGGCCCAGCCCTGTTCCGCAGACCTGGGGGGGTCTGGCCCCTGCTATCCCAGACTGGGAGCCCCTCGACCTGGGGCTGAGTAGGAGGGGGCACAGCCAGGGCGATGGGGTGCTGCTAAAATTTCTAATTCTTGTGGGAAAACATGGGACAAACAGGAATACTTCTGGCTTTCATAACTGCCGCACTTCAACGTGACAAAAGGTAGCCCCATGAATCCTGACCTCGGAGGTCCCCCTAGCTTCTTCTTCGGCCGGCATGTGAGTAAGGACGCCCCTCTAAGTTTGAGATCCTGCAAAAGCGGCACCCTCGCCCCCGCTGGTGTGCCCGGCACGCAGGTGCCTGCCGCCCGCGCATCCTCTGTCCACTCTCCGCCCCAGCAGACGCGGCGGCAGCCACACGGGGTCGGCGGGTCAGAGGGCGCCGCAGGTTCCGGCCGAGGAggaggggccggggtgggggggccagCGCACCCTCCCTTCCCGGGCCGGCCGCCGCGCTTTCATCTCCGCGGCCTCAGCCAGCCCCCACGTGGCTTAATCAGGCGCGGCTGTGCCTGGCGGACCCTGAACATCTGGATCCCCGGgcggcccctcccccgccccgcccctcccgggcTAGGCCGCCGCGACCCTGCGGCTAGGGCCTCCAGCCTGCGGTTTGTGCGAGAGCCAGGGAACCCCGCGTTTAGCCCACCGCGCGCCAGGCCTGCGCCTTGGGGAACAGCCAACGGTTCTGACCAATACTGTCCCCCGTTTCACAGGTGGGAAACTTAGTCCCCAGGACCCCTccgcagagccaggattcaagcccACACATGTCAATTCCAGAGCCCCGCACGCTGAAGCCTTCCACAATTactgttattcattcattccaaacTAAACACTTCCGCAGTATTTTCTTGCAACAACCCTATAAAGAAGAACTGGTAGCGTTATccaatttacaaatgaggaagctgaggatCAGATGGTCAAAGGGGGTCCGCCCAGGTGACAAGCGAAAAAATCAAAGAGAGGTGGGCAGACCCCCGCCAATACTGGGAGGTGGGGCGTCAGAGTAATCCGGCTTTAGAGCGTCTCTTATGGCTCTACGGAAAGGA
This region includes:
- the TMEM59L gene encoding transmembrane protein 59-like isoform X1 — encoded protein: MDSVALMPLLLLLLLQPPPATPAPPVRDPFALQLGDTQNCQLRCRDRYPKPQPAQEELGEDPVQSRRAKAYDRAVLTSACERGCRLFSICRFVARSSKPNATQAECEAACVEAYVKETEQQACSEGCWSQNPEPEPEPELEQKRKVLEAPSGALSLLDLFSTVCNDLVSSAQGFVSSTWTYYLQTDNGKVVVFQTQPVVESLGHEGARLQRVEVTWRGSHPEALEVHVDPVGPLDKVRKAKIRVKTSSKAKVESDELQDNDFLSCMSRRSGLPRWILACCLFLSVLVMLWLSCSTLVTAPGQHLKFQPLTLEQHKGYMVEPEWSLYPPPSHAYADSPPPYKLKLDLTKL
- the TMEM59L gene encoding transmembrane protein 59-like isoform X2 produces the protein MDSVALMPLLLLLLLQPPPATPAPPVRDPFALQLGDTQNCQLRCRDRYPKPQPAQEELGEDPVQSRRAKAYDRAVLTSACERGCRLFSICRFVARSSKPNATQAECEAACVEAYVKETEQQACSEGCWSQNPEPEPEPELEQKTQPVVESLGHEGARLQRVEVTWRGSHPEALEVHVDPVGPLDKVRKAKIRVKTSSKAKVESDELQDNDFLSCMSRRSGLPRWILACCLFLSVLVMLWLSCSTLVTAPGQHLKFQPLTLEQHKGYMVEPEWSLYPPPSHAYADSPPPYKLKLDLTKL